CCCGACACCCGGTGATTGGCTCTGGGTCTCCGCGGACGAACTTCCGGTCTTGATCGCGGACCGCTTCGGCACCGACGCCGATCCGTGGACCCCGGGGCTCTCGTTCCGTGGCAACCGCGCGATCCGCGTCCTGCCGGAACCGGCGACGGCGGCTCTCCTCGCAGTCGGATCGCTGGCTCTGCTGGCGGCGGGCGCTCGGCGGGCGGGTCACCCGGCCACGAGCTCTCGGTACTCGTCTCGAAGCAGCCGACGGAGCCGGACTAGCGCGTCCGGTCGGTGAGCGTCGTTCCCGTGAGCTTCCGGTAGAAGCCGTAGATCGGGAGCGCGAGTCGCAGGGGCAAGGGATCTCGCGTCTCTTCGGCGAAGGCCGGGCGCGCCGCGAGACGCGCGAACCACTCGGCGAGCCGGGGGTGACGCCCGAGCGGATAGCCCGACTTCGAGACGCGCAGGACCGTGATGAACCAGGAGAGATCGATCACCGAGGGCGACTCGCCGCCGAGAAATCGCCCGGTCGCGAGGCGGGCGTCCAGGTCGTCGAAGACCTCGCGGTGGCGATCGACGGAGGCCTGGGCAACCTCGTCGGGGATCCCCTGGCGCGCGTAGTCCCGCCACCACGCGACCTCCTTCGCGCGTTTCGGATCCTGTCGGCCTTCCCGCTCCCAGCGCTCGAGCGTCTTCTCGGGCTTCCTGGCGAGGACGTGGGGCATGAGGAATCCCATCGTGAGGTTCCGCAGATCCATGTGCATGGCGTCCTCCCGCGCGAGCTCCGCGTTCACGTCCGCGAGGGCGGCCGGGTCCTTCGGGAAGAAGGGCGGGGCGCTCGACGGCAGCGCGTCGAGGTGGGCGAGAATGTCGTTGCTCTCGACGTGGACCTCGCCGTCGTGCACGAGGACGGGGACGACGCCGCGCGCATTGATCCCGAGGAACCACGCGCTCACGTGTTCGTTGCGCGGCAGGTCGATCGGGTGGGACGTCCACTCGAGGCCCTTCTCCCGGAGCAGGATCCGGACCTTCTGGGAGCAGGTCGAGCTCTGGAAGTGGAGGAGGTGGAGTCCCTGCCAGGACTTCACCTCCTCGGTCGTGATCTGCTCGGGAGGGACGCGCATGATCGGACTCCGGGGCCGAGCGAGCGGGGCGAAGCCGCTCCTGTTCAATCGAACAGGAGAGATTATGCGGTCGTATAAGCGAGGCGCAAGGACGGTCGGAGAATCGTCGGAGCTGCGAGTCTCCGCTTGATTGGCTGCGCTGCGTGCATAGATGTACCTTCACGATTCGGCGCAGTCCTGCGCCGGCCCCGGTGGGGGCGATCTGGCTTCGACGGGTGGTCGAGGCCGGGCGTTGCGTGTCGAGGTCGTAGCCACCTCGTTAAACAGCTGCAGTCTGGTAGCTCATAACTGCCGATGACAACTACGCTCTCGCTGCCTAACTAACCCTTAGGAACTAGCGACTACCGTCCGTGATGCCTACTAGCGGGTCGCGGTAGCGATATGCAGGCTGGTCCCCGAGCGCTGCTCGGCCGTATCCGGGGACGAGAACCACGTCGAGCTAGGGATCGGTTGGCCCGTCTCCACGCCGGCCGAACCCCGAAGCCAAGGGGAGACTACGCACGTAGACGCGTCCGGAAGACGCCATGCGGACGCGGGTTCGATTCCCGCCGCCTCCACCACTAAGCCTTCCCAGCAGATCCCATAGAGTCCCGCGACGCCGGATATCCAAGAGCCACCGGAGGTCGTAACGATCGTTCCTGAGAGTGGTGAATCTGTTGCCTTGGATTCGGCTGCCGGCCGGGCGCTCGATGAATCGGCTCAAGGGTCCGAGGCTCGCTCCCGCGACCTGTCACCCGCCAAGAGCGAGGCGAGGTGTACGGAGGGCGCGGCTTGGCGATCCAAAAGCACGGGACCGATTCGGTTTCTCGCGTTGGGGGGTATAGATAGGGGTACTCCCGAAGATCGGCTTTCGGAATCTCAAGAGGATTCGGACAGTTGGCCCGACATGAACGTTCCCGCCGCCGAATTCGAACGTTCCAGCAAATCTTGGGGCTCGGCAGCCGTCGCCGGCCCGTTCGCACCTCCGTATCGGTCCGAAGTCTGACACGCCGTTGGCGATTTCGAGGCCTTGGAGCTGAAGCCGCGCATCGAGCCTTCTTCGGGACGAAACGCAGCGGGACGATGATGGCGACTCGTTCCTGAGGCCGAGAAGCCTATCGATCCTGCACACCTTCGCGCCAAAGCGCGCGCCCCAGGCCCGCACACACCGCCAGCAGGATCACGCAGAAAGGCAGTCCCGTATTGATGGCGGCGGATTGAAGCGCGGCCAACCCCCCGGCCACGAGCAGGACCGCAGCCACGATGCCTTCGCTCACTGCCCAGAAGACGCGTTGCCAGACCGGCGGGTCCGGATGGCCACCGGACGTCAGCATGTCGATCACGAACGAGCCCGAGTCCGAAGACGTGACGAAGAAGATCGCCACGACGAGCGCCGCGAGAAGCGAAGTCGCTTCGGCGGCGGGAAGCCTTTCGAGCAGCGCGTAGATCCCGATCGAGATGTCGCCCTCGACCGCGGCCACGATTCCGGGGCTCTGCGCGTCGAGTGTGAGAGCGGACCAGCCGAATACGGTGAACCAAAGGCAGCTGATCAGCGTCGGGACGATCAGGACGCCAAGGACGAACTCGCGAATCGTCCGGCCCCGCGAGATGCGCGCGATGAACATCCCTACGAAGGGAGACCAGGCGATCCACCAGGCCCAGTAGAAGAGGGTCCATCCCTTCTGCCATTCGATGGGACCGGGTGCCTCGTAGCCGCTTCCCAGCGGAACGAGCGCGGCGGCGTAGTCGACGAGGCGAGCGGGGAAGGCTTCGAGTAGCGCCCCCGTCGGTCCGGCGAACGCGACGAAGAGCAGGAGCAGGGTCGCGAGTGCGACGTTGAGTTCGGACAGCCGCCGGATCCCGCGATCGAGGCCGAGGGCCACCGAAGAGGTCGCGCCTGCCGTGATGACGGCGATTACCATCACCTGCACGCTGGACGACACCGGAACGTCGAAGAGCCGCGCCAGGCCAGCATTGATCTGCATGGCGCCGAGCCCAAGCGAGGTTGCGAGGCCGAAGATCGTTCCGAATACCGCGAACACGTCGACGCCGTGTCCGATCCATCCATGGATCCGATCGCCGAGAAGCGGATGCAGGGTCGAACGGATCGCGAGTGGCAGCCCCTGCCTGTGTCCGAAGTAAGCGATCGCGAGCCCCATGACGGCGTAGATGCCCCAGGCATGCAGGCCCCAGTGGAAGAACGTGATCGTCATCGCCTGTCGTGCTGCTTCGGGCGTGCCGCCGGCGAGGGCGGGAGGACTCGCATAGTGCGTGACCGGCTCGGCGACGCCGTAGAACCTGATGCCGATGCCCATGCCGGCGCTGAACAGCATCGCGAACCAGGAGGGACGACCGAAGGCCGGGGGCTCGCCTTCGGGGCCGAGTCGCACGGTGCCCCGCTTGCCCAGTGCGCACCAGACCGAGAAGAGCAGGAAGAACGCGGTTGAGCCGACGAAAAGCCATCCCCAGGTTCCGACGATCCAGTCCTGGAGCCCGACGAAGAGATCCCTCGCCCGCTCCGGATCGGCGACGCCGAACGCGAGCACGGCCAGCACCACCGCGGCCGAGGAGAGGAAGACAGCCGGCTCGATTCGGGACCCGTCCGTCTTCACGTCGGAGCTCAGCCGCTCTTCCGGAAGTGGAAGATGCCCCACGTCAGGTGTCCGCGGTCGGCCCCGTTCACCCAGTGCCCCAACCCCTCGAGCATCCGGGTCACGTACTCGTCGCCGCAGCGCTCGATCATCTCGTCACGCCGCGCTCCGAGCACCTGCCGTACCCGGTCATAGTGGTTGCGCAGCTGGCTCGTCATTTCGCCGAACTCGACTTCCGCGAAGCCCAGACCGGCCAGATTCTTTCGGTAGAAGGCGGGTGAAGCCAGGGAGTCGAGGTGAATGCGGTCGAGCACCGGCTGCAGTACATCGGGTGGACAGTCGTCCGTCTGCATCGGGTCCGTGAAGACGAAGTGGCCGCCCGGCTTGAGGACACGCGCGACTTCGGCGAGGACTCGCTCACGGGCCCCGCTGTGGAGGATCGCGTCCTGTGACCACACGACGTCATATCGGGCATCCGACCCCGGGATCGACTCGAAGTTCGCGTGCACCACGTGAACGAGGTCGGACAGCCCGGCCTTGGCCGTGATGATGCGGTTGCGCTCGTTCTGGACGTCGCTCAGGTTCAGACAGTCGACCTGGCAGCCGAACTTCGTCGCCACGTACCGCCCGGCGCCGCCGTAGCCTGCGCCGAG
The DNA window shown above is from bacterium and carries:
- a CDS encoding glutathione S-transferase family protein, whose protein sequence is MRVPPEQITTEEVKSWQGLHLLHFQSSTCSQKVRILLREKGLEWTSHPIDLPRNEHVSAWFLGINARGVVPVLVHDGEVHVESNDILAHLDALPSSAPPFFPKDPAALADVNAELAREDAMHMDLRNLTMGFLMPHVLARKPEKTLERWEREGRQDPKRAKEVAWWRDYARQGIPDEVAQASVDRHREVFDDLDARLATGRFLGGESPSVIDLSWFITVLRVSKSGYPLGRHPRLAEWFARLAARPAFAEETRDPLPLRLALPIYGFYRKLTGTTLTDRTR
- a CDS encoding BCCT family transporter, encoding MKTDGSRIEPAVFLSSAAVVLAVLAFGVADPERARDLFVGLQDWIVGTWGWLFVGSTAFFLLFSVWCALGKRGTVRLGPEGEPPAFGRPSWFAMLFSAGMGIGIRFYGVAEPVTHYASPPALAGGTPEAARQAMTITFFHWGLHAWGIYAVMGLAIAYFGHRQGLPLAIRSTLHPLLGDRIHGWIGHGVDVFAVFGTIFGLATSLGLGAMQINAGLARLFDVPVSSSVQVMVIAVITAGATSSVALGLDRGIRRLSELNVALATLLLLFVAFAGPTGALLEAFPARLVDYAAALVPLGSGYEAPGPIEWQKGWTLFYWAWWIAWSPFVGMFIARISRGRTIREFVLGVLIVPTLISCLWFTVFGWSALTLDAQSPGIVAAVEGDISIGIYALLERLPAAEATSLLAALVVAIFFVTSSDSGSFVIDMLTSGGHPDPPVWQRVFWAVSEGIVAAVLLVAGGLAALQSAAINTGLPFCVILLAVCAGLGRALWREGVQDR
- a CDS encoding methyltransferase domain-containing protein yields the protein MPDEAGAASVTATTEAYYDSDQADSFYAEIWGGEDIHIGVYQHPDEDVATASARTVETVAGRVDFLNPAHRVLDLGAGYGGAGRYVATKFGCQVDCLNLSDVQNERNRIITAKAGLSDLVHVVHANFESIPGSDARYDVVWSQDAILHSGARERVLAEVARVLKPGGHFVFTDPMQTDDCPPDVLQPVLDRIHLDSLASPAFYRKNLAGLGFAEVEFGEMTSQLRNHYDRVRQVLGARRDEMIERCGDEYVTRMLEGLGHWVNGADRGHLTWGIFHFRKSG